From Salvia splendens isolate huo1 chromosome 3, SspV2, whole genome shotgun sequence, a single genomic window includes:
- the LOC121793352 gene encoding transcription factor MYB1-like, with product MGRSACCSKVGLRRGPWSAKEDSLLSSYIQQHGEGQWRSLPKKAELLRCGKSCRLRWMNYLRPGIKRGNISEDEEDLIVRLHRLLGNRWSLIAGRLPGRTDNEIKNYWNTHLFKKLNSDSKPPPPPSTAAKKKKPSKKTAATAPPEIETAKVFSPKPTRISSAFLRNESYDSLGSSRSSSSEVVAAAAAAVPEMEFYHFSDSFGGEMWEQVYAEYMQLL from the exons ATGGGAAGATCCGCTTGCTGCTCAAAAGTGGGATTGAGGAGAGGGCCATGGTCTGCCAAAGAAGACTCTCTTCTCTCCTCTTACATCCAACAACACGGCGAAGGCCAATGGCGTTCTCTCCCCAAAAAAGCAG AGCTGCTGAGGTGTGGAAAGAGCTGCAGATTGAGATGGATGAACTATCTACGGCCAGGGATCAAGAGAGGCAACATAAGCGAAGACGAAGAGGATCTGATCGTGCGGCTGCACCGCCTCCTCGGGAATCGATGGTCCCTGATCGCCGGCAGATTGCCAGGTCGAACCGACAATGAGATTAAAAACTACTGGAACACTCATCTCTTCAAAAAACTCAATTCCGATTccaaaccaccaccaccaccctccACCGCAGCTAAGAAAAAGAAGCCGTCTAAGAAGACCGCCGCCACCGCGCCGCCGGAGATCGAAACTGCTAAAGTCTTCTCGCCCAAACCTACTAGAATTTCCTCTGCTTTTCTGAGGAACGAGAGCTACGACAGCTTGGGCAGCAGCAGATCGTCGAGCAGCGAGGtcgtggcggcggcggcggccgcCGTGCCGGAGATGGAGTTCTACCACTTCTCCGATTCGTTCGGCGGAGAGATGTGGGAGCAGGTGTACGCTGAGTATATGCAgcttctttaa